Part of the Natrialbaceae archaeon AArc-T1-2 genome, TCGACCGAACCGTACCGCTCGAGTGCGAACCGGACGACCTCCGCCCCGAGCGGCGTGAGTTCGATGCGAGTCGGTCGCTGCTCGATCAGGCCGAGAAACGCTGCCCCCTTTCGGGCGCTGTCGGTCGCTCGGACGACGCGTTCGGCGAGTACCGCGTCGGTCTCGTCGGGATGGTACAGCGCCAGCGGATACGCGAGATAGTTCTTCGGATGGTTGAGCCCGAACGAACGGCCGGCGACGCCCTGTGCGGTCGCCTGGAATCGGATCGCCGTCGCGTCCCCGGCGGTCCGGTTCCCGACGACACGTGGTACCTCGAGGGACTCTACCGCTCCCCCGGCGTCGACGCCGAGGACGCCGACGTTCAGCTCTCGTGCCAGCGTCCGTGCCGACCGCGAGACGGCGTCGGCTGGCGCGACGACGTAGGCGGCGTTTGCCTCGTGGAGTCGGTCGTAGGCCTGAACGACACCTCGTTCGACGTCGACTCCCTGCTCGGTCTCGGTGTACCCTTTCGCTTCGATGGCGACGAGCGGCGGCTGCTCGCCGAATCGCTCGACTGCGAGCAGTTCCGACTCGAGGTGGGAAACGCCGACGAGGTCGGGGTAGCCGGAGCCGACCCGAACGTGGTTAAACGGCGCGAGCTGCTCGCGGACGTCCGACGGAACCGGCCGGCCAGAGAGCCACTCTTCGCTCGCGAACTGGGTGTCGACGACGGCGTAGGCGTACGCGTCGGGTTCCGACCGGTCGACGTCCGGAAAGAGGCGACGTTTGGCGTGTGCGAGGACCTGCGGTTCGGACAGCGACGCCGTGTTCGCCATACTCCGACATGTTCCGGCGTCTGTATGAATGTTCGCCGACCGTGACGGACCGATCGTCGGTTTCCGGATCCGCTCGGTCCTATCGCGTCTCGAGCATCGCCGCAGCCTCCCCGACGGCGAGATCGCCCTGTGAGACGGCGGTGAGCACGTCCAACACGGCGGGGTCGTGGTCGGGCTCGTCTTCGCCGACCTCTGCCAGGGTAACTTTCTCCGATCGGCCGACGAACTCGGGGAAGTCGGTGCCCTCGGCGAGTGCCGTCTCGCGTTTGACGCGGTAGTTACCGCCGTCGGTTCGGTGGAGGTCGCCGGGATGGAAGAAGTACCAGTCCTCGCGGTCGAACCGGACGCCGACACGCGGTTTCGCGCCGAAGTTCCGGCTGAAGTAGACGAGCGCCTCGACTTCCTCACCGTCGAGGTAGATCGGCTTGCCGGAACTCGATTTTGCCTCGATCGCATAGAAGGTCTCGCCGTCGCCGGCCAGTACGTCCGGGAGCTCCCGATCGGTCGCGGAACCACTCGCGGGCGCACGCATCACCGCGAAGCCGGCCTCGTCGAGTTTGTTGACGAGTTCGCGTTCGCGGCGGTCGCCCTTCGCCTGGGACATGTTCTACCCCTCTCTCACGCGCGGTGGCTAATAAACAAGGTGGACGCCGGCCGCGGATCACGGTGACGACCCCGATCGCGTGATCAGACCGGCGTCAGTGCGAGCAACGCCTCGAGCAGCGCCGTCTGCATCTCCTCGAGCTCCTCGGGGTCGCCGTACTCGAGTTGCAGGTACAGCAGGCCGAACTGAAAGAGGTTGAAACCGGCGTGGGCGGCCGTCGGTACGACGAGGTTGTCCGTCTTGGCGTAGGCGTAGCCGAAGATGAGCGAGCCGACGAAGATTGCAGTCAGCGAGACGAGCGTGGCGAGCATCGGGCCGCCACCGGTGAGAAACGCCGGGAAGTGGACGACGGTGAAGATGACGCTGGCGAGAACGATCGCGACACCCGTGCTATACCCCTCGTAGAGACGCTTCTGGATCACGTTTCGGAAGAGAAACTCCTCGGCCGGTGCGTTGGCGAAGACGACGATGGCGAACATCGCGAGCAGCAACACCTGA contains:
- the hjc gene encoding Holliday junction resolvase Hjc; its protein translation is MSQAKGDRRERELVNKLDEAGFAVMRAPASGSATDRELPDVLAGDGETFYAIEAKSSSGKPIYLDGEEVEALVYFSRNFGAKPRVGVRFDREDWYFFHPGDLHRTDGGNYRVKRETALAEGTDFPEFVGRSEKVTLAEVGEDEPDHDPAVLDVLTAVSQGDLAVGEAAAMLETR
- a CDS encoding CPBP family intramembrane glutamic endopeptidase, which produces MALPQRRDSPARSALVGFGLALFGLFVATVLTSPLAFLDPGLADPDVSADRWSVITMMALNFGGFFLAGAIYLAYTGRGWSYVDLRLPTKRDLLWIVGTTVGSILFIIAFGIVVQLLELPSAPNEIVTVVGDDQVLLLAMFAIVVFANAPAEEFLFRNVIQKRLYEGYSTGVAIVLASVIFTVVHFPAFLTGGGPMLATLVSLTAIFVGSLIFGYAYAKTDNLVVPTAAHAGFNLFQFGLLYLQLEYGDPEELEEMQTALLEALLALTPV